A section of the Kribbella sp. HUAS MG21 genome encodes:
- a CDS encoding YciI family protein encodes MKYMLIMRATDEAMAAAADLDFAEIMESMGRFNAEMINAGVLVAAEGLDDAADGVVVDYSGETPVVTDGPYGETKELFGGYWILDVASKEEAVEWAKRAPLAGPGMKAEIRRVSSIDEFPQDNEWIQKERAWREATGQL; translated from the coding sequence ATGAAGTACATGCTGATCATGCGCGCCACCGACGAGGCGATGGCTGCGGCGGCGGATCTGGACTTCGCCGAGATCATGGAGTCGATGGGCCGGTTCAACGCCGAGATGATCAACGCCGGTGTGCTGGTCGCGGCCGAAGGCCTGGACGACGCCGCGGACGGGGTCGTGGTGGACTACTCCGGTGAGACGCCGGTGGTGACCGACGGTCCGTACGGCGAGACCAAGGAGCTGTTCGGCGGCTACTGGATCCTCGACGTGGCCTCGAAGGAGGAGGCCGTGGAATGGGCCAAGCGGGCGCCGCTGGCCGGGCCGGGGATGAAGGCGGAGATCCGCCGGGTGTCCAGCATCGACGAGTTTCCGCAGGACAACGAGTGGATCCAGAAGGAGCGGGCCTGGCGCGAGGCGACCGGCCAGCTCTAG
- a CDS encoding RNA polymerase sigma factor: protein MNEGRQAVETVWRMESARIVGALARLTGDLALAEDLAQEAMAEALVTWSREGPPRHPVGWLLTVGRRRAIDAFRRRSKLDERYATLAHELTEGGASSGGPAVGTGPDELLWDPDRIDDDILSLVFVSCHPVLSREAQVALTLRVVGGLTSDEIARAFLIPTATVQARITRAKKTLAAAQIPFGLPPREEWRERLGSVLSVVYLIFTEGASASSGSELIRVDLAHEALRMARVLTRLLPDEPEIFGLLALLELTSARFPARTGPDGDPILLEDQDRRRWDRTAIRRGRAALATAGKVGRGLGAYGVQAAIAECHAVAPSVPETDWAQIVLLYDALNRLAPSPIVALNRAVAVSMASGPAAGLAETDKLLDDSLLRTSHHLPTVRGELFTRLGHTEKARAELTRAVELCQNTRERKILTRKLDNLV from the coding sequence GTGAACGAGGGTAGGCAGGCGGTCGAGACGGTCTGGCGGATGGAATCGGCGCGGATCGTGGGCGCGCTGGCCCGGCTGACCGGTGACCTGGCGCTCGCCGAGGACCTGGCGCAGGAGGCGATGGCCGAGGCCCTCGTGACGTGGTCTCGGGAGGGGCCGCCGCGGCACCCGGTGGGCTGGTTGCTCACGGTCGGGCGGCGACGCGCGATCGATGCGTTCCGGCGCCGGTCGAAGTTGGACGAGCGGTACGCGACTCTGGCCCACGAGCTGACCGAGGGCGGAGCGTCGTCCGGTGGCCCCGCCGTGGGCACCGGCCCGGACGAGCTGTTGTGGGACCCGGACCGGATCGACGACGACATCTTGTCGCTGGTGTTCGTCTCGTGCCACCCGGTCTTGAGTCGGGAGGCGCAGGTCGCGTTGACGCTGCGGGTGGTGGGCGGCCTCACCAGTGACGAGATCGCCCGGGCGTTCCTGATCCCGACCGCGACCGTGCAGGCCCGGATCACGCGGGCGAAGAAGACACTGGCAGCGGCGCAGATCCCGTTCGGTCTGCCGCCCCGGGAAGAGTGGCGGGAGAGGCTCGGATCCGTGCTGAGTGTGGTGTACCTGATCTTCACCGAGGGCGCGTCCGCGTCGTCGGGGTCGGAGCTGATCCGGGTGGACCTCGCGCACGAGGCTCTCCGGATGGCGCGGGTGCTCACCCGGTTGTTGCCGGACGAGCCGGAGATCTTCGGGCTGCTCGCGCTGCTGGAGCTGACCTCCGCCCGGTTCCCGGCCCGGACCGGACCTGACGGCGACCCGATCCTGCTCGAGGACCAGGACCGCCGCCGCTGGGACCGCACCGCGATCCGCCGCGGCCGCGCCGCCCTGGCCACCGCGGGCAAGGTCGGCCGCGGACTCGGCGCGTACGGCGTCCAGGCAGCGATCGCCGAATGCCATGCCGTCGCGCCGTCCGTCCCGGAAACCGACTGGGCACAGATCGTCCTGCTGTACGACGCCCTCAATCGCCTGGCGCCGTCCCCGATCGTCGCGCTCAACCGCGCCGTTGCCGTCTCGATGGCATCCGGCCCCGCCGCCGGCCTGGCCGAAACGGACAAGCTCCTCGACGACAGCCTGCTCCGTACCTCCCACCACCTCCCGACCGTCCGCGGCGAACTATTCACCCGGCTAGGCCACACCGAGAAAGCCCGCGCCGAACTCACCCGCGCCGTAGAGCTGTGCCAGAACACCCGCGAACGCAAAATCCTGACCCGCAAACTCGACAACCTCGTCTAG
- a CDS encoding glycoside hydrolase family 43 protein — protein sequence MAPPSAHSSRSTSSRSSRSSRSSRSSRSSRRTAVRPHRQAKLAALAAALLLAVGLTAAVPPSPVAAEPAVPQPVLDPAADPGLLQAEGRYWAYATGGLTKVASAPTPQGPWTTGPDALTRWPGWASGAGAVWAPDVLRTADGYVLYVAAIAKGFAGQRCIGAAVSQHPGGPYEPVDRPLICPILDGEDPVADRPNQTSGVIDPAPFVDTDGRTYLLYKTQKTPGTLRMVELTADGLHVAPGAVSRELWRQHDSIENPVMVKRGDWYVLLASANWYDQCRYATVWRRSKDLWSFADKPEHTLLDQANTGLCGPGGADVVIGSDEPSRIFLHGWVCPPDNGPCPYEGLVTDPNKRRVMYAAVLTWGDDDATPTVPAFLRPIT from the coding sequence GTGGCACCACCATCCGCCCACTCGTCCCGTAGTACGTCGTCCCGCTCGTCCCGCTCGTCCCGCTCGTCCCGCTCGTCCCGCTCGTCCCGCCGTACCGCCGTCCGGCCGCACCGCCAGGCCAAGCTGGCCGCCCTGGCCGCCGCACTGCTCCTGGCTGTCGGTCTGACGGCCGCCGTCCCGCCCTCCCCGGTAGCAGCGGAGCCGGCGGTGCCGCAGCCGGTGCTCGACCCAGCCGCCGACCCAGGCTTGCTGCAGGCCGAAGGCCGGTACTGGGCCTACGCGACCGGCGGCCTCACAAAAGTTGCCTCGGCCCCCACACCGCAGGGCCCGTGGACGACAGGTCCGGACGCCCTGACCCGTTGGCCGGGCTGGGCATCCGGCGCGGGAGCGGTATGGGCTCCCGACGTACTGCGGACCGCCGACGGCTACGTGCTGTACGTCGCCGCGATCGCCAAGGGCTTCGCGGGCCAGCGCTGCATCGGTGCCGCGGTCTCGCAGCACCCGGGCGGCCCGTACGAACCGGTCGACCGTCCGCTGATCTGCCCGATCCTCGACGGCGAGGATCCGGTCGCCGACCGCCCGAACCAGACCTCCGGCGTGATCGACCCGGCGCCGTTCGTCGACACCGACGGCCGCACCTACCTCCTGTACAAGACCCAGAAGACGCCGGGCACGCTGCGCATGGTCGAGCTCACGGCCGACGGTCTCCACGTCGCGCCGGGAGCCGTGAGCCGGGAGCTGTGGCGCCAGCACGACAGCATCGAGAACCCGGTCATGGTCAAGCGTGGCGACTGGTACGTCCTGCTGGCGTCGGCCAACTGGTACGACCAATGCCGCTACGCCACCGTCTGGCGCCGATCCAAAGACTTGTGGTCGTTCGCCGACAAGCCCGAACACACCCTGCTCGACCAGGCGAACACCGGCCTCTGCGGTCCGGGCGGCGCCGACGTCGTGATCGGTTCCGACGAACCGAGCCGCATCTTCCTCCACGGCTGGGTCTGCCCACCCGACAACGGCCCCTGCCCCTACGAAGGCCTGGTCACCGACCCGAACAAGCGCCGCGTCATGTACGCCGCCGTTCTGACCTGGGGAGACGACGACGCCACGCCGACCGTCCCCGCCTTCCTCCGCCCGATCACCTGA
- the gcvH gene encoding glycine cleavage system protein GcvH, which translates to MPRVVAGLQYSDEHEWVAREDGGVVTVGISAIATDALGDIVYVELPEVGATVAAGDTCGEVESTKSVSDLYSPVSGEIVEVNPAAVEDPAAINADPYGTWLFKLKDTEDGPLLSAEEYAAKHGGEL; encoded by the coding sequence ATGCCGAGAGTAGTCGCTGGACTGCAGTACTCCGACGAGCACGAGTGGGTCGCCCGCGAGGACGGCGGCGTGGTCACCGTCGGCATCTCCGCGATCGCCACGGACGCGCTCGGCGACATCGTGTACGTCGAACTTCCCGAGGTCGGTGCCACCGTGGCCGCCGGCGACACCTGTGGCGAGGTGGAGTCGACCAAGTCCGTGTCGGACCTGTACTCCCCCGTCTCCGGCGAGATCGTCGAGGTCAACCCGGCCGCGGTCGAGGACCCGGCGGCGATCAACGCGGACCCGTACGGCACCTGGTTGTTCAAGCTGAAGGACACCGAGGACGGCCCGCTGTTGTCGGCCGAGGAGTACGCCGCCAAGCACGGCGGCGAGCTGTGA
- the gcvT gene encoding glycine cleavage system aminomethyltransferase GcvT, producing MPAKYTALRSEHERLGASFTDFGGWQMPLKYRSELAEHHAVRRSAGLFDLSHMGELWVTGPDAAAFLDHALVGKLSAMAVGKAKYSLICAADGGVIDDLIAYRRSADRFLVVPNAGNAETVAAAFTERAQSFQVTIDDASARTSLIAVQGPRAEQILLRLIPADQQDRLTTLKYYAAVEVTVTGLDLLVARTGYTGEDGFEIFVGNDVAVQVWRAIEAAAAEGELTPAGLAARDSLRLEAGMPLYGNELSREGDPFAAGLGGVVAFSKEDFVGRAALEARKDAGPARRLVGLTGAGRRAPRSHYPVLKDGVVVGEVTSGQPSPTLGVPVALAYVDAQYAEPGTALQVDLRGTPEPFEVTTLPFYRRQK from the coding sequence ATGCCCGCGAAGTACACCGCCCTGCGTTCCGAACACGAGCGGCTCGGTGCGAGTTTCACCGATTTCGGCGGCTGGCAGATGCCGCTGAAGTACCGCTCCGAGCTCGCCGAGCACCACGCCGTACGGCGATCCGCCGGGTTGTTCGACCTGTCGCACATGGGCGAGCTCTGGGTCACCGGGCCGGACGCCGCGGCGTTCCTCGACCACGCGCTGGTCGGCAAACTGTCGGCGATGGCCGTCGGCAAGGCGAAGTACTCGCTGATCTGCGCCGCGGACGGCGGCGTGATCGACGACCTGATCGCCTACCGGCGCAGTGCCGACCGGTTCCTCGTCGTACCGAACGCCGGTAACGCGGAGACCGTGGCTGCCGCGTTCACCGAGCGCGCGCAGAGCTTTCAGGTGACGATCGACGACGCCTCCGCGCGGACCTCGCTGATCGCCGTACAAGGCCCCAGGGCCGAGCAGATCCTGCTCCGGCTGATCCCGGCCGACCAGCAGGACCGTCTGACCACTCTCAAGTACTACGCCGCGGTCGAGGTCACGGTGACCGGCCTGGACCTGCTGGTCGCGCGCACCGGCTACACCGGCGAGGACGGCTTCGAGATCTTCGTCGGCAACGACGTCGCCGTCCAGGTCTGGCGCGCGATCGAAGCCGCGGCCGCCGAGGGCGAGCTCACTCCGGCCGGTCTGGCGGCCCGCGACTCGCTGCGCCTGGAAGCGGGGATGCCGCTCTACGGCAACGAACTCTCGCGCGAGGGTGACCCGTTCGCGGCCGGTCTCGGCGGGGTTGTTGCTTTCAGCAAGGAAGACTTCGTCGGCCGAGCCGCGCTGGAGGCGCGCAAGGACGCGGGTCCGGCGCGCCGACTCGTCGGCCTGACCGGCGCCGGGCGGCGCGCACCGCGCAGCCACTACCCGGTGCTCAAGGACGGTGTCGTCGTCGGCGAGGTGACCTCCGGCCAGCCGAGCCCGACCCTCGGCGTACCGGTCGCGCTCGCGTACGTCGACGCGCAGTACGCCGAGCCCGGAACCGCGCTGCAGGTCGATCTCCGCGGCACGCCAGAACCCTTCGAAGTCACCACCCTGCCCTTCTACCGACGTCAGAAGTGA
- the ligD gene encoding non-homologous end-joining DNA ligase, with translation MNNLLDRLPQQAHSKLRSAPRPGWSNPMLAVLTEDRFSDPEWIFERKLDGIRCLAIRRGNNIQLLSRNRKHLNDHYPEVVDALAEQSAGEFVADGEIVAFDGSRTSFAKLQGRMQVHDPQTARRTGIRVFYYLFDLLHLDGHDLTGLELRHRKALLRRLLRYGGSLRYTPHRVSEGEAYWRHACGRGWEGVIAKRADASYVHGRSGDWLKFKCVREQEFVIGGYTDPKGSRVGLGALLVGYYERDRFRYAGKVGTGYNREMLLRLRKLLDPLELDEPEFADGKLPRQGVHWVKPELVGQVTFTEWTRDGRLRHPRFEGLREDKPAHDVVREVPR, from the coding sequence ATGAACAACCTGCTCGACCGTCTGCCGCAGCAAGCCCACAGCAAGCTCCGCAGCGCACCCCGGCCCGGCTGGAGCAACCCCATGCTGGCTGTGCTCACCGAAGACCGCTTCTCCGATCCCGAGTGGATCTTCGAACGCAAACTCGACGGCATCCGCTGCCTCGCCATCCGCCGCGGCAACAACATCCAGCTGCTGTCGCGCAACCGCAAGCACCTGAACGACCACTACCCCGAGGTGGTGGATGCGCTGGCCGAGCAGTCGGCCGGCGAGTTCGTCGCCGACGGCGAGATCGTCGCCTTCGACGGCAGCCGCACGAGCTTCGCGAAGTTGCAGGGCCGCATGCAGGTCCACGACCCACAGACTGCTCGCCGGACGGGGATCCGGGTGTTCTACTACCTGTTCGACCTGCTGCATCTCGACGGCCATGATCTGACCGGCCTCGAACTGCGGCATCGCAAGGCGCTCCTTCGCCGGTTGCTGCGGTACGGCGGTTCGCTGCGCTACACCCCGCACCGAGTCAGCGAAGGCGAGGCGTACTGGCGGCATGCCTGCGGGCGCGGCTGGGAAGGCGTGATCGCGAAACGCGCAGACGCGTCGTACGTTCACGGGCGGTCTGGTGACTGGCTGAAGTTCAAGTGTGTGCGCGAGCAGGAGTTCGTGATCGGCGGTTACACCGACCCGAAGGGCAGCCGGGTCGGGCTCGGGGCACTGCTGGTCGGGTACTACGAGCGGGACCGTTTCCGGTACGCCGGGAAAGTCGGGACCGGGTACAACCGGGAGATGCTGCTGCGTTTGCGGAAGCTGCTGGATCCGCTCGAGCTGGACGAACCCGAGTTCGCCGACGGCAAGCTGCCGCGGCAGGGCGTGCATTGGGTGAAACCCGAGCTCGTCGGGCAGGTGACGTTCACCGAGTGGACGCGGGACGGCCGGCTGCGGCACCCGCGGTTCGAGGGGCTGCGGGAGGACAAGCCGGCCCATGACGTCGTACGGGAGGTGCCGCGGTGA
- the glyA gene encoding serine hydroxymethyltransferase encodes MDAQLPDLDPEIAAGIAAELTRQRDGLEMIASENHTAAAVMQAQGSVLTNKYAEGYPGRRYYGGCEHVDVIEQLAIDRAKALFNAAYANVQPHSGAQANAAVMHALIRPGDTIMGLSLAHGGHLTHGMRINFSGRLYDVIPYQVRADDHRIDMAEVERLAHEHRPKLIVAGWSAYARHLDFAEFRRIADTVGAYLMVDMSHFAGLVAAGLHPSPMPHAHVTTSTTHKTLAGPRGGIILTNDADLAKKLNSAVFPGQQGGPLEHVIAGKAVAFKIAASEEFRERQERVVSGARILAERLVRDDVAKHGISVVSGGTDVHLVLVDLRDCVLDGQQAEDRLASIDITVNRNAVPFDPRPPMVTSGLRIGTPALATRGFGAAAFAEVADIIAEALTAPADVDLTALRQRVAVLAAAHPLYTNH; translated from the coding sequence CTGGACGCCCAGCTCCCCGATCTCGACCCCGAGATCGCGGCCGGCATCGCCGCGGAGCTGACCCGGCAGCGCGACGGACTGGAGATGATCGCGTCGGAGAACCACACCGCGGCCGCGGTCATGCAGGCGCAGGGTTCGGTGCTCACCAACAAGTACGCCGAGGGCTACCCGGGCCGCCGGTACTACGGCGGCTGCGAGCACGTCGACGTGATCGAGCAGCTGGCCATCGACCGGGCGAAGGCGCTGTTCAATGCGGCGTACGCAAATGTCCAGCCCCACTCGGGCGCCCAGGCGAACGCGGCGGTGATGCACGCGCTGATCCGTCCCGGCGACACCATCATGGGGTTGAGCCTGGCGCACGGCGGCCATCTCACCCACGGGATGCGGATCAACTTCTCCGGGCGCCTGTACGACGTGATTCCGTACCAGGTCCGCGCCGACGACCACCGGATCGACATGGCCGAGGTCGAGCGACTGGCGCACGAGCACCGACCCAAGCTGATCGTGGCGGGCTGGTCGGCCTACGCGCGGCACCTGGACTTCGCGGAGTTCCGGAGGATCGCCGATACGGTGGGCGCGTACCTGATGGTCGACATGTCGCACTTCGCCGGGCTTGTCGCGGCGGGCCTCCACCCGTCGCCGATGCCACATGCGCACGTCACGACGTCGACCACGCACAAGACGCTGGCCGGCCCGCGTGGCGGGATCATCCTGACCAACGACGCCGACCTGGCGAAGAAGCTCAACTCCGCCGTCTTCCCAGGCCAGCAGGGCGGACCGCTCGAGCACGTGATCGCGGGGAAAGCCGTCGCGTTCAAGATCGCCGCCTCGGAGGAGTTCCGCGAACGGCAGGAACGCGTCGTGTCCGGTGCGCGGATCCTGGCCGAGCGGCTGGTCCGCGATGACGTCGCCAAGCACGGCATCTCGGTGGTGTCGGGTGGCACCGACGTCCATCTGGTGCTCGTCGACCTGCGCGACTGCGTCCTCGACGGGCAACAGGCGGAGGACCGTCTGGCCTCGATCGACATCACCGTCAACCGCAACGCGGTCCCGTTCGATCCGCGCCCACCCATGGTGACGTCAGGCCTCAGAATCGGCACGCCGGCGCTCGCGACGCGAGGCTTCGGTGCGGCGGCATTCGCCGAGGTCGCCGACATCATCGCCGAGGCCCTGACGGCCCCCGCCGACGTTGACCTGACTGCCCTACGCCAGCGGGTCGCCGTACTCGCCGCAGCTCATCCTTTGTACACAAACCACTGA
- a CDS encoding BON domain-containing protein yields MTDPWTYPQERYYDKWWEGPVPPGHPSDREIKSIVVDRLKENPHTKDDDIRVDVKQAVVILGGEVSSWLAKRAAGDDAWDTPGVVDVSNQLKPRQSP; encoded by the coding sequence ATGACGGATCCGTGGACGTACCCGCAGGAGAGGTACTACGACAAGTGGTGGGAAGGGCCGGTGCCGCCGGGGCATCCGAGTGATCGCGAGATCAAGTCGATCGTCGTCGATCGGCTCAAGGAGAACCCGCACACCAAGGACGACGACATCCGCGTCGACGTCAAACAGGCCGTGGTCATCCTCGGCGGCGAGGTGTCGTCCTGGCTGGCCAAGCGAGCCGCCGGTGACGACGCCTGGGACACGCCCGGTGTGGTCGACGTCAGCAACCAGCTGAAACCACGGCAGTCGCCCTGA
- the ligD gene encoding non-homologous end-joining DNA ligase → MSAGQRVRVGRRTVEVSRLDKVLFPEAGITKGELIDYYRSVAQLMVPHLRGRPLALERFPDGLGGDKVFQQHMPDYFPEWIDAASVPKVSGRDRVRHAVVNSAAALVYLANQACITPHAWLARADRPQHPDQLIFDLDPPDGFAAARHAALAVRDLLTELGLRPFVKTTGSKGLHVHVRLDRKAAFDEVREFATDVARVLVARYPDRYTTEQRKNQRGGRLYLDVMRNAYAQTAVAPYSVRARDTATVATPLAWTELEDDRLTPGQFTLRTLPERIEQHGDAWQDTSHRPKSLTPARKRLTRLTL, encoded by the coding sequence GTGAGCGCGGGTCAGCGAGTGCGGGTCGGTCGGCGGACTGTCGAGGTGTCGCGGCTCGACAAGGTGTTGTTCCCGGAGGCCGGCATCACCAAGGGTGAGCTGATCGACTACTACCGGTCGGTGGCGCAACTCATGGTGCCGCACCTGCGTGGGCGGCCGCTCGCCCTGGAGCGGTTCCCGGACGGTCTCGGCGGTGACAAGGTCTTCCAGCAGCACATGCCCGACTACTTCCCGGAGTGGATTGACGCGGCGTCGGTGCCGAAGGTCAGCGGCCGCGACCGGGTCCGGCACGCGGTCGTCAACAGCGCGGCCGCCCTGGTGTACCTCGCCAACCAGGCCTGCATCACCCCGCACGCATGGCTGGCGCGCGCGGACCGGCCGCAACACCCCGATCAGCTGATCTTCGACCTCGACCCACCGGACGGCTTCGCCGCCGCCCGGCACGCGGCGCTTGCAGTCCGTGACCTGCTCACGGAGCTCGGGCTCCGTCCGTTCGTCAAGACCACCGGCAGCAAGGGCTTGCACGTCCACGTCCGCCTCGACCGGAAGGCAGCCTTCGACGAGGTGCGGGAGTTCGCGACCGACGTCGCGCGTGTTCTCGTCGCCCGCTACCCCGATCGGTACACCACCGAGCAACGCAAGAACCAGCGCGGCGGCCGGTTGTACCTCGACGTGATGCGCAACGCCTACGCGCAGACCGCCGTCGCTCCGTATTCCGTCCGCGCCCGCGACACCGCCACCGTCGCGACCCCTTTGGCCTGGACCGAACTCGAGGACGACCGCCTCACTCCCGGCCAGTTCACCCTCCGCACCCTCCCAGAACGCATCGAACAGCACGGCGACGCCTGGCAGGACACAAGCCATCGACCGAAGTCCCTCACCCCCGCCAGGAAGCGACTCACCCGCCTCACGCTTTGA
- a CDS encoding alkaline phosphatase D family protein, protein MTARTSFRTLPEFDRRRFLTLAGGSAAGLAFSLAMPQPATARSGGVLPYPFTQGVASGDPVQDAVVIWTRIAPAPLLPNGGLDEGARVGVDWQVAEDERFHRVVRSGTTTTSPDTSHTVHVDVRGLRPGRVYWYRFRAGGHVSEVGRTRTMPPSHSMRPLRFAVASCQNWRAGYFQTMADAVAQDADLMLFVGDYLYEYPVQQLAVGRRIDPNLPAEVVPTTVTLDQYRLRYALYRTDPDLLAAHSAMPWILSWDDHEVANDYESGTPNLDRRAAAYRAYWEFQPLCWPQPPRGADARLYRRFRHGRLAQLDVLDTRQYRDPQVTGGAAADQGPRRDPAREILGAEQERWFTAGFGAEQVRWNLVAQQILMARLNTAADPEAPATFSPGTWDGYQAGQQRLFDTVADSQARGTSSNFVVLSGDVHCSYVSDISADTTDPTSRVIGAEMTSTSITSAQDFNPAANEARQVRRRVNPSLKWADLHCGYILCDLDADRLHADVRAVDKVSRHDDPVFTAASFEVYNAIPGIHRTA, encoded by the coding sequence ATGACTGCCAGGACTTCGTTCCGGACACTGCCCGAGTTCGATCGCCGTCGGTTCCTCACCCTGGCCGGCGGCAGCGCCGCCGGGCTCGCGTTCAGCCTCGCGATGCCGCAGCCCGCAACAGCCAGGAGTGGCGGCGTACTGCCGTACCCGTTCACGCAGGGTGTCGCCTCCGGCGACCCGGTGCAGGACGCGGTGGTGATCTGGACGCGGATCGCGCCGGCGCCGCTGCTGCCGAACGGCGGGCTCGACGAGGGCGCCCGGGTCGGCGTCGACTGGCAGGTCGCCGAGGACGAGCGCTTCCACCGCGTGGTCCGCTCCGGTACGACGACGACCAGCCCGGACACCTCCCACACGGTGCACGTCGACGTCCGCGGCCTGCGCCCGGGCCGGGTGTACTGGTACCGCTTCCGTGCCGGCGGTCACGTCAGCGAGGTCGGCCGGACGCGCACGATGCCGCCGAGCCACTCGATGCGTCCGCTGCGCTTCGCGGTCGCCTCCTGCCAGAACTGGCGCGCCGGGTACTTCCAGACGATGGCCGACGCCGTCGCCCAGGACGCCGACCTGATGCTGTTCGTCGGCGACTACCTGTACGAGTACCCGGTCCAGCAGCTGGCCGTCGGCCGCCGCATCGACCCGAATCTGCCCGCCGAGGTCGTCCCCACCACGGTCACCCTCGACCAGTACCGGCTGCGCTACGCGTTGTACCGCACGGATCCCGACCTCCTCGCCGCCCACAGCGCGATGCCCTGGATCCTGTCCTGGGACGACCACGAAGTCGCCAACGACTACGAGTCCGGTACGCCGAACCTCGACCGCCGCGCGGCGGCGTACCGGGCGTACTGGGAGTTCCAGCCGCTGTGCTGGCCGCAGCCTCCGCGCGGCGCCGACGCCCGCCTGTACCGGCGGTTCCGGCACGGCCGGCTGGCCCAGCTCGACGTCCTCGACACCCGCCAGTACCGCGATCCGCAGGTCACCGGCGGAGCCGCCGCCGACCAGGGACCACGGCGCGACCCGGCCCGCGAGATCCTCGGCGCGGAGCAGGAGCGCTGGTTCACGGCCGGGTTCGGCGCCGAGCAGGTCCGCTGGAACCTGGTGGCGCAGCAGATCCTGATGGCGCGGCTCAACACCGCCGCCGACCCGGAAGCCCCGGCCACCTTCTCCCCCGGCACGTGGGACGGCTACCAGGCCGGCCAGCAGCGGCTGTTCGACACCGTCGCCGACTCCCAGGCACGCGGCACGTCGTCGAACTTCGTCGTACTCTCCGGCGACGTGCACTGCAGCTACGTCTCCGATATCTCGGCCGACACCACCGACCCGACCTCCCGCGTCATCGGCGCCGAGATGACCAGTACGTCGATCACCAGCGCGCAGGACTTCAATCCCGCCGCGAACGAGGCCCGCCAGGTCCGCCGCCGCGTCAACCCGTCCCTGAAATGGGCCGACCTGCACTGCGGCTACATCCTCTGCGACCTCGACGCCGACCGCCTGCACGCAGACGTCCGCGCCGTCGACAAGGTCTCCCGCCACGACGACCCGGTCTTCACCGCGGCCTCCTTCGAGGTGTACAACGCGATCCCCGGCATCCACCGCACCGCCTGA